CCTTTAATTACAAATCAGCCCAGAACCTGAAGCTGTGAAACAGGAGACTGGTTCACaggtattttacttttatattctCCGGTTAGCTAGCTGGCCTGTCACAACATGTTGAACATCACCTTCCTGTATGTGTAGCTCAGGAGGGGATGGTGGGGGGTGCACAACGATCCTACAGTAGTGAAGAATCAGATGTGTACAAAAGACAAGGCAAAAACAACAATAGGGTGGACAAATGTTTGAATACTCGCTTGACATtttgaatagaaatgtaataaaccATACTTAAATATGTGTGGTCAATGTGTAAATGACTGTATGAACGTTATTCAACATGTCTATTGTTTTCTTGCAGTGTTTGAacagtatttgtagtatttaaCTTCCTGAGGAAGTTTAACCTGTTTGGACGCTTACAGCTCTATCACATTACTGTGCATGCTAATCGCTCTACTGGGGACAGGAACAAGCTTCATGTCCATTTATATCCAAGGAAATCCATCTAACATCTTATAGAAGATGGGGAGTATCCACTCAACCCCCCTATGTAGAGTCTGAACTTCTACCCTCATGGGCCAGGTCAACCCAGGTCAAATAGTTATGTCCTGTGCCATCAGTGTGTTAAAATCCCACTCACTAACATAGTAAACCCCGTTACATTCATGCACTAATGATAACTGATGCTGCTGGGTGGGGATAATGTGTAATATTGATTATAGGCTTGAGCAGTTggatgtatatttttttatttgatggtcTATATACATATTCTAAATGAACATACATTATTCTTATTAATCTTCTGGAATTTACTGTCAAGCAATTAAGTTAGGTAACTTCAATCATTGAGTAGGATTGTTTTCAGCATTGATGGTGGTATGCTAGAAGAGAATTTAGTGAAGGGTGAGCTCACACTGTAGTGGTTCAAAGCAAATATCTTGAGATATCTATATATTGTGGAAATTGACTTATTGTATGTTTATAATGCCTAAACTTTTTCAAAGATTATGTTCTTTTGTGCTCTTTCTCCCTGTGTTCGTGTCCATTTGACGGGCAGGAGACGCTCCAGAGACAGACTGCTTACCTGTTCTGTTCGTCCAGCTTGGCAAGCAGCTCCACATCATCAGGAGTGAGCAGCGCGGGTGAGGTGGGGGAAAGGCCTGGCGAGgacagagaggtggaggaggaagtggcAGTGGTCTGCAGGGACGTGGGCGTGGCCACCTGGCTAGCCATCTGACTGACCGTGTGGGACACCGAGTTCTTCACCCATGAGAGAGTAGAACTCAGCTTACCAGCAACCTTGTCTGTCGCCACCTGCAGAGGACGGAGAACACCTCTTAATTCAGTGAACATCCTAGTAGTATAAAGAAATGTGACGCCCTCACAGGGCAGTCTAACATGAGTTTATTTAAACATCATTCATgccagaaatatgaaaaaaaggtTCTGATCTTGCAGCTACTGAAAATCAGCTGAATGGTTTTCATACTAAGCACTAGCAAATATAATCTGTTGCCTTCTGATACTAAAATCAATACTTAAAATGACTTGCTTGTCTTTCAGTGTTTTAAGTATGGTTTGAATGAATCATTTGTTGCCAATTTGTTCTATTTTAAATCTAAGATGCTCAAAACTGCTCTTATCCTACATGATGGACACCTTTCCTCACCTGCGCACTGAAGAAGAAATTGGATTgacaaacaagacatttgaagaaatCAGCTTGGActttgaggaaaacaaatgagATTTTTAAACTACTAATGGAGAATAATAAGCAATTAAATCaattttatacatatatatatttgttatttgcaGCCACTAAACCTGACATTTGACACATTCATTTGACAGTAACAGGTGGTTGGAGCTCAACAATGGACAATGTACTGTCCTCAAAGAGAGAGACTTCAGGAAAGCTATGATACCTGGTTCACAACAAACAGCCTGACAGTTCAATGCAGTAAATCTTATGTACTCATACCTGCTATTCCAAATCATCCAAAATCTTTCAGCAGCTAACACACTCCATGAGAAAATCCAGCGTGTACTCATTAGGAGAACaccacaaaaagaaaagaaaatattccaTTTATATTAGAGTAACACGTTCTATCCTGACAGTCATCCACTCTTCTGAACTTTCAACCTATTAAATGTGCTGCTCTGTAGTCATACGCTGATCACACTCAGGAGGGGTCAAAGTGCTCCACTAAAGATACAACTTCTTAACGTCTCCTGCTGAAGTCAGggtgaaacaggaagtacaCCTCTGCACCTTGCAGAAAAGGGGATTCTGAAATTCTTCTCGCACCTGAGTAAATGAAATGTGCCTTTGGTTTCAACCCAACAGGAAGTCTTGACACTACCAGGCAGAAAACCAATCATATCCTGAATCTTACTCAGTACAAAACGATGAGTCATTTCTGTGCGAGTATCAGGTCTAGGGATAAAGATatagcagagaaagagagaaaagcagagGAGGTTAGAAAAAGTTTGTGGTAATTATGGTGAGAGGAATGGGCCATATACTGAATATATGATGGCTGAGGTTTTTTaccctcctgcacacacacacacacacacacacacacacacacacacacacacacacacacacacacacacacacacacacacacacacacacacacacacacacacacacacacacacacacacacacacacacacacacacacacacacacacacacacacacacacacagcaatatTATTGTTGAATAGCTTCAAATACTATTTGAATTTAAAGAAAGCAATGCTATTTCTTTATCAATCTATGGAAGTTACAATCACACATGTGAGAAATGCTGTGTCTTCCCCAGCAAAACTCAAGTTTTGGATGTTGATGAACATTTCTAGAGATCATTTCTATCTATTATCTAGATCTATCTATTTCCCCTAAGATTTAGAGAGAGTATGTTTTAGCAATCGAaacaaataatgatataatgttttaaatcaaacaagtaACAGTCTACAAGGTTTCCTGGAAGCCTTCTGGCTATGAAATATATTAGACAAGTGTGGCGTCCTAGGTTATAAACCAATATGAGGACCTTAGTCATCAATATGATCCATCAATTCTGAATATTATAATCAATCATTTAACAGGTGATGACCAGTAAATAAATACCCGCTTGTCATGACCAACACCATAACCCAACTGAGTTCACTGCCTGTAGTTTATATACAAGATGTAGTGAGCAAAGACAGTCATTTGATATGTCATAGGTCGGACCTAATCACTATTGCGAAcacatcaaaaacaaagaatactctttaaatgttcatttgttttatcaagAAAAATTCCAATTGAATTTCTCCTCTGAAAAAGAGCCAACCCGATATATAATTTAAGCATCATACATCTCCTATATGTGCCATTACACATTCTACTACATGGACACAGGAAGTGGGTACACCACATTTGTACTGTTTTCATAGTAACACCCTGTTCCACAACTTTCACTGTGGGGGGGCATATTTACTGACCTTCAATCAACAATATGACAGAACAGCTAAACTCACAGATCCACATCCTGTAGATCCTGCTGGGCGCTGCCAGAGCAACACAGGTCTGCAGAACAAGTGCACTAGTGTATGCAGATGTTTGTGAAAATAAGAACCCATTACCTAACTTCAATCCTTTTTGTTAGCAGATTTAACAATAACTTAAATGGAAACAGGAGAGCCAGCTTTTGGCTGACAGAATCTCAATATCAAAGGCTtaacataaatgtaatttagtagggctgaacgatatatcgcatttgcgataatatcgcgatatgaccaAGTGCGATGTTCTAATCGCGAAAGTCTgcgattaaaaaaaaaaaaaaattaaaaaaaaaaaaaaaaaaaaatcatacagtacatatcaacATACAAACGTACAAGGGGTACACAcgtataaaaatacatcaacattaTAAAGAAAGGCTGCGATTATACTCTGTTCACGTGATATGCGGGAGTAAAACGAGATTGTCTAACCACAGAGGCTGCACTCTGGTCACGTGACACAGGGAGCAAAGTTTTGAAACAGTCTACCGGAGAGAACTCGCAAGCAAAGCTAGCTGTAACCTActcaatggcctcaggctcaaCAGAACCAGACCCTGCGGGGCTAGtttcaaagaggaaatacacatcagtcGTGTGGGACTATTTCGGTTTTAAGAAAGAAGATGTTGCACAGTGTCAGGTACTGTGTAAAACCTGCCTGGTCAGAGTTGGTACATCACGGGGCAACACTACCAATTTGAACCAGCACCTAAAAACGCAGCACAAAACAGTGTATGATAGATGTATGGCTACAAAATCAAGCAGTGTGCAGAATAATCCTAGTAAAGTTAATCGGCAAGGATCACTGACCGAACTGTTTGAAGGTGTTACGCCATATGAACGCAGTTCAAAGCGGCACACGGAAATTACCAAAGCAGTAACCCAATGCATCGCGAAAGACATGATGGCCGTCAATACGGTGACCAAGCTTGGGTTCAATAATTAGGTAACTACGCTGGATAAGAGGTACAAAATGCCCTCCCGCACGTATTTTAGTCAGACTGCCCTTCCGGAGCTACATATGCAGTGTAGGCAGAAAGTAGCAGCGGACTTGAaggctgtggagttttttgcgGCTACAACAGACATGTGGTCAAGCCGTACAGCGGAGCCTTATCAAAGCCTTACGGTCCATTATATCTCTGAAGACCTCCACCTCGAAGCTCGCAGCCTTCAAACGGCCTACTTCCCCGAAGACCACACAGGCGAAAACATTGCTGCTGGCCTGAGAGAGGGGCTTGCGTGCTGGGATCTCACTGAAGACAACCTTGTCTGCATAACGACGGACAACGCGTCAAATATGGTGAAAGCAGCACAGCTGAACGAATGGACCAGACTCCAGTGTTTCGGACACAGATTACATCTTGCTATTGGTAAGtttctgctgagagagagagagagtgtgtgtgtgtgtgtgtgtgtgtgtgtgcatgcacgcgCCTGTGTAtcactctctcccacaaacacacaccacactattATTTACCTTGTTCTTTAATGCTGTTAATTCTAGTTATGTTATGTCAACCCAACGCTGATGTACCCACCTCTccttatgtattttcttttttgtttttgtcttatggTCTGATGTTCTTGTATGTCATGATGTATGTAACAATAGCTTTGGCAACACTGTTCCCATAGTCATGCTAATAAAGCaaatttgagagagagagagaaatggtgaAACCTTGTATCACACAACTGCAATTGTTTGAGTTACactaattttacttttttacttaatttttttttcctccagaaaaTGCAATCAAAGATGATAGAGTATCCAGAGCAATAGGGCAGTGCAGGAAGTTGGTGGGGCACTTCTCCCACAGTTGGAAGAAAAAGGCAGCGCTCACTGAGGCACAGAAGGAGCTTAAGCTTCCTGAGCACTCTCTCATTACTGACTGCCCTACAAGATGGGGgtccaaagagaaaatgattgccAGAGTGCTGGAACAGATGACAGCCATATCAAAGGTATTGTCAGGTGACCAACATGCACGCCCCCTCATCCCAACCTGGCAGGATGCTGCCGTGTTGAAGTCCATTCATAAGGCACTGCATCCTCTCTCCGAATTTACTGATGCTCTTTCTGGAGAGGAGTATGTGAGCATCTCCTACCTCAAGCCAGTTCTCCATCTTCTGGCAACATCAGTCTTGGCTGAAGATGCTGAGGACACTGATCTGACTAGATCAATTAAAACCAAGGTCCTGGCTTACCTCAACGACAAGTATAGTGACCTCATCACCCAGGAGCTTTTGGATGTTGCGTCTTTCATGGACCCTAGGTTCAAAACGCAATACATCAGCGCAGACAACCTTCCTGCCATTAAGGCCAGACTGAAGACAGAAATGGTGGAATCAGCAAGACGTACACATAATCAGGTCAATCCTTGAAAATaatttttccacaaacacatactataATAGGTATATATAAGCTAACTGCAAAACTAATGTCTCTTTTCCCATCTGGCAGGAGAAGAGGTCTCGCACTGAAACCGCTCAAAATTCTCCAAGTGCACAGGCCTCTGGGGGAAAGGCAAAGAAGTCTCTTGGtagtctttttaaaaccagtgtGGCCTCTTCAGCTTTGCCTCTGCCACTTGAAGATGTCGTGGAGGCAGAGTTGAATAGTTACCTGTTGAGCCCTGTCATTGACGGAGAGGATGATCCCTTAGCCTGGTGGAAGGTGCACAACATTCACTTTCCACGACTGTGCAAGATGGCCCGCAAATATCTATGTGTGCCAGCCACAAGTGCCCCCTCAGAGCGTTTGTTCAGCACTGGAGGGAATATAGTGACTTGCACTCGCTCATCCTTAAAGCCAGCAAAAGTTGATATGCTGGTCTTCCTAGCAAAAAACCTTGAGCTATGATGATTATGGCTGGCAGAGCCATACTCATTGTGCACTTTAGTTTGTGCTGTGTTACTGTTACTGCAGATAATCAAGATGTTCAGCCAATtaataaaggtgtgtttgtgtgtgtatacaattgCTATATTATGTTTGCACTTTATGTGTAATGTTACTgactagttttatttatttaatattattttttaatttaatgactttCTAGCAGTTCACAGATGTCGAAAGTCGAGTGTGGTAAAgccacagattgtttttttatatatatatatatatatatatttctgcacattgtactgactttcattttaatgtttacaccAGGGTTCCTTGTCAGCACTTTATGCTCAGATGTTACTATACTATGCTCAGAGATGTTACTACTCAAAATATACTATTGTGtatgttcaaatatactgtTTTGATTGAATTAGTTGTCAGTCATCATTCATGCAAACTCATGTCATCATAACAGAGGTATGTCTTCCAGGAAAGAACAGTTTAAAATTAATGTAATATAGTATTGGCCATACTATATGATGTTTTGCTTGTCAATAATACAGAAGACaaagtccttaaaaaataatcgcatatcgCATCGCAATCGCAATATTGGCGcgaaaaatcgcaattagattattttccataatcgttcagccctataATTTAGTGTATTGTATCATAAaggaagaaatagaaataaaaatgtccatgTAGGACTTCTAAACCGTTTCAGTTTCACTCCCTAATACCTTGAGGATCACTGTGTTATACATAAGGTAAACAATCTCAAAAATGATTTGTCCATATTACAGAGGAGCTCTGTTAATATCTCTCTGGTAAcgtgagaagaaaaaaaagattacattGTTCCCATTCAACCCAGGACACtgctcacacaaacaacaccacaacaatGATGATTCGGAAAATGCAAGCTGCATTTTCCCACATCactgtaattaaaaataataacaggaTCCACAGCAGTAACAGACGTATGCTGCTTCTGACAGATTATCAGTGGGTCTGTGCAGTGCAAACTGACTCAGATGTTGATCAGCACATTTACCACTTCAAAAGCAGAAAGCCTAAACTATGGACCGCTTTAATAGTTCATTTAATTTGCTTATATCACAGAAGATTGACAGTCGAACTGTGATTAATTAACAAGTACTAAATAACTAAAACAGGATCCAGAGAAGTCACACAGATCCAGTAACGCAGTACCGCAATTAATTCAATCATTACAACTTAAATGGATATAAAACATTAGCTACATATTCTTTGTGAAAATAATCAGTAATGtgcaaacaatacaaaaacagtaGGTGCTAAAATAAATTGCTCCCCTCCTTTACGTTCTGCACCACTGAGTCAGCTAGCATTGTATCTGTAATCTCTTTGAAAGCAAAGGAGAAAGCGTAAGGGCAGGAGGTTCCTTCACAGACTGACTCCCAATGTGGGATGCCATGCAGAACTAACTGGGGAGAGAAAATATGACCCTGAGGACTAAACACCATGCAGAACCAAGCATTGGTAAGGCCTGGACCTTGCCTTAATTATGTGTACACTTTTCAGTCTGATTAATGATGAACCTTATTTGTTGATTTCCTTACTGAAAAACACCACTGTGTCTTACTGCAGTTTTTAGCAGACAAAAACACCCTGAGGGAAGCAAAGTGAGCAGATCAAAATTAACTCAGACAGGGCAGGGAATGCTTTGATTTGAGGGATGTGTCTATGTCCAGGTGGTTTTAGAACACATTCCTTCTAGCAAGTCCAGCCAACTGAAGCAAGGCTTCCCTATAAATTGTGGATACAGAGatcttttctgcttttgtttgccAAAGAACTCAAAGGGGCCCTGAGATGCAGTGTGCATAGCTAATGGAAGCCACAGCGAGGCAAGAAGAAAGCCTCGGCGAAACAGCTTCGAGGTGATTGGGGAACTGAAAAAGACCAAAGGCAGAAGCCTTTTTCTTCCTTATTCAAAATGCACAGCACCTACATCtcaaaatgttaacaaataaGAATATGTTAATCAACTTTAAAGCCAGGACACATGTAGAAGTCTAAAAGGTGTTAATACCAGTCATCTGAGGGGAAAATAAttcatcttctcttttttaCTTCTCTTTCATCACGTGCCATTTCTAGGCAGTGAATAAGCACACAAATGTCTGTCCCAGCAGGAAAGAGCATGTCTATCTTCAGAGAAACATGCCGTCTACGTGCTGAGTGTGAGGGAATTAAAACACAGGCCTGACTGTCCTACAATGACACACTAACACTTGGTTAGAAAGGCCTTTCACTCCGCACACTGGGAGAAGCTCCCTTTTTCCAAGTGTACAATCAGCATTTCAATGGTCTTTCTAGAGTATATTCTGAATTAGGCAGCCTCATAGTGAGGGCTACAACCACtagcttttattttacaatttccCTGCAAAACTTGCACTGCAAACAAGTATCattaaagtatgtgtgtgttgtaaattgtgtttttcgATCAATAACACATTCATGGCTAGTGTGTTCTGTGGTAGAGAAAGCTATGCTAACACAACTACTTATCCTTctgtgaagctgtgtgtgtgtgtgtgtgtgtgtgtgtgtgtgtgtgtgtgtgtgtgtgtgtgtgtgtgtgtgtgtgtgtgtgtgtgtgctatttGTCACAAAAG
This DNA window, taken from Eleginops maclovinus isolate JMC-PN-2008 ecotype Puerto Natales chromosome 9, JC_Emac_rtc_rv5, whole genome shotgun sequence, encodes the following:
- the LOC134869205 gene encoding E3 SUMO-protein ligase ZBED1-like, giving the protein MPSRTYFSQTALPELHMQCRQKVAADLKAVEFFAATTDMWSSRTAEPYQSLTVHYISEDLHLEARSLQTAYFPEDHTGENIAAGLREGLACWDLTEDNLVCITTDNASNMVKAAQLNEWTRLQCFGHRLHLAIENAIKDDRVSRAIGQCRKLVGHFSHSWKKKAALTEAQKELKLPEHSLITDCPTRWGSKEKMIARVLEQMTAISKVLSGDQHARPLIPTWQDAAVLKSIHKALHPLSEFTDALSGEEYVSISYLKPVLHLLATSVLAEDAEDTDLTRSIKTKVLAYLNDKYSDLITQELLDVASFMDPRFKTQYISADNLPAIKARLKTEMVESARRTHNQEKRSRTETAQNSPSAQASGGKAKKSLGSLFKTSVASSALPLPLEDVVEAELNSYLLSPVIDGEDDPLAWWKVHNIHFPRLCKMARKYLCVPATSAPSERLFSTGGNIVTCTRSSLKPAKVDMLVFLAKNLEL